A single Perca flavescens isolate YP-PL-M2 chromosome 2, PFLA_1.0, whole genome shotgun sequence DNA region contains:
- the adamtsl7 gene encoding thrombospondin type-1 domain-containing protein 4 → MAGLWQQLSSLQQGRALALLHLIGLLYSTLGAFTWDTSLPPLKEFQVVRGNFSRTFLRVGYHKIAKIPAGARNISVRETIKSRNYLALQTQSGVSIINGDWVINRPGIFLAVGTQLTYQRPNEIRSRNGESITAPGPLTEDLHVYLIYQQPGPSVYYEYIVPFQNTPPTPEPDPPSDSLPLVGPSQSGEKDHRGDVTNDIIKEKTHPNQVSSDPSMNSDPRPTYTWTKSGRTECSTTCGNGRRPVLWECVDKDSQVTVPADLCDPALEPPNREEDCNTQSCLAYWDVGEWSECSRSCGPGTQHRQVICRQVTHVHTNGTETSVTMAQEQCGSSDRPVTKSICQLKICSQWEIQSEWSPCSVPCGVGQRSREVVCLSNQGDVEEDEECNMNLKPDTLQNCDMGACASSWFTSLWSQRCSAECGKGKQTRTAVCLIGHGTDLPLDSCEGERPSEVTVCDSGPCQNRLEWYTGPWGQCSAECGNGTQTRSVACIFNNDGRMEVVDQLQCSNVSQPITSQPCRLKPCGVQWYFTEWSACSSSCNGGYRVREVRCLANNITPSDRCDPSLSPKSREECNKLPCGAEINPSCSDQYHNCMVVVQARLCVYPYYRSVCCAACSRAHKTYPNSYLKNHIRR, encoded by the exons ATGGCTGGATTGTGGCAGCAGCTTAGCTCCCTGCAGCAGGGTCGAGCTCTGGCTCTCCTCCACCTCATCGGTCTTCTCTACTCTACCTTGGGTGCTTTTACCTGGGATACCAGCCTTCCCCCTCTGAAG GAGTTTCAGGTGGTGAGGGGGAATTTCTCTAGGACTTTCCTCCGCGTTGGCTACCATAAGATTGCAAAGATTCCTGCAGGAGCACGCAACATCAGCGTACGGGAGACAATAAAGAGCCGAAACTACcttg CTCTGCAGACCCAAAGTGGTGTCTCCATCATCAATGGTGACTGGGTGATTAACAGGCCGGGGATCTTCCTTGCTGTTGGAACACAGCTGACGTACCAGAGACCCAATGAAATCCGCTCTCGCAATGGAGAGTCCATCACTGCACCCGGGCCCCTGACTGAGGACCTGCATGTTTAT TTGATTTACCAGCAACCAGGTCCCAGTGTATACTATGAATACATTGTGCCTTTTCAAAACACACCCCCCACTCCTGAGCCAGATCCACCTTCTGATAGTCTGCCACTGG TAGGCCCATCCCAATCAGGTGAGAAGGACCACAGAGGTGACGTCACAAACGACATCATCAAAGAGAAAACCCACCCTAACCAGGTTAGCTCTGACCCCAGCATGAACTCTGACCCTCGGCCCACCTACACCTGGACAAAGAGTGGGCGCACAGAGTGCAGCACAACCTGTGGCAATG GCAGGCGTCCAGTACTCTGGGAGTGTGTTGACAAAGATTCCCAAGTGACTGTTCCTGCTGACCTCTGTGACCCTGCCCTTGAACCACCAAACCGGGAAGAAGACTGCAACACCCAGTCCTGTCTTGCATa CTGGGACGTCGGGGAGTGGTCCGAGTGCAGCAGGAGCTGTGGACCCGGCACTCAGCACCGCCAGGTCATCTGCCGACAGGTTACTCACGTTCATACCAATGGGACGGAGACCTCGGTGACCATGGCACAAGAGCAGTGTGGGTCGTCTGACAGGCCGGTGACCAAGTCCATATGTCAGCTGAAGATTTGCAGCCAGTGGGAGATACAGTCTGAGTGGAGCCCG TGTTCAGTGCCATGTGGAGTGGGTCAGCGCAGCAGGGAAGTGGTGTGTTTGAGCAACCAGGGTGAtgtggaggaggatgaggagtgCAACATGAACCTAAAGCCAGATACACTACAGAACTGTGACATGGGAGCCTGTGCAAGCAGCTGGTTCACCTCCCTCTGGAGCCAACGG TGCTCTGCAGAGTGTGGTAAAGGCAAACAAACCCGGACGGCAGTGTGTCTGATAGGTCATGGGACTGATCTCCCATTGGACAGCTGTGAAGGGGAACGTCCATCAGAAGTGACAGTGTGTGACTCAGGCCCCTGCCAGAACCGCCTGGAGTGGTACACTGGACCCTGGGGTCAG tgttCTGCAGAGTGCGGCAATGGCACACAGACCCGGAGTGTGGCTTGTATTTTCAACAACGATGGTCGTATGGAGGTTGTTGACCAGTTACAATGTTCCAATGtctctcagccaatcacatcTCAGCCCTGCAGACTGAAGCCATGCGGTGTCCAGTGGTATTTCACAGAGTGGAGTGCG TGTTCAAGCTCCTGCAACGGAGGCTACCGTGTGCGTGAGGTGCGTTGTCTTGCCAACAACATCACCCCAAGCGATCGCTGTGACCCCAGTTTGTCCCCAAAGAGCCGAGAAGAGTGCAACAAACTACCTTGTGGAGCTGAAATAA ATCCATCATGCAGCGACCAGTACCATAACTGTATGGTGGTGGTTCAAGCCCGACTGTGTGTTTACCCTTACTACAGAAGTGTCTGCTGCGCCGCCTGCTCCCGTGCCCACAAAACATACCCCAACTCGTATCTAAAGAACCACATCCGCAGGTGA